A window of Primulina tabacum isolate GXHZ01 chromosome 4, ASM2559414v2, whole genome shotgun sequence contains these coding sequences:
- the LOC142542167 gene encoding PRA1 family protein D-like: protein MNCDTQIKLQFQSKFSHIVFNLFIIRIPVSPTHRTLPRFYKRNFQEFQMSSPPGATTSAAGLRPWGQFLDPSSLSIPISLSESSYRLTQNLRIFLPNYALLTLVIFLLALITHPLNLILFLCIFAAWTYLVIFRDESLTLLGYDIDQKIVVGFLAVLTLGALFWTKAWLSLFLALIIGALVIFIHAILKAPEDSLEYSPYGSLLNVVDVRENADQSLF from the coding sequence ATGAACTGTGATACACAGATCAAATTACAGTTTCAGtcaaaattttctcatattgtatttaatttatttattattcgcATTCCAGTGTCACCGACTCACCGTACTCTCCCCAGATTTTACAAACGAAATTTCCAAGAATTCCAAATGTCATCCCCGCCTGGCGCCACCACCTCTGCCGCCGGGTTACGCCCATGGGGACAATTCCTAGACCCATCTTCTCTCAGCATCCCCATCTCCCTCTCCGAATCCTCCTATCGCCTCACTCAAAATCTCCGTATCTTCCTTCCGAACTACGCTCTGCTCACTCTCGTCATCTTCCTCCTGGCCCTCATCACCCACCCCCTCAACCTGATTCTCTTCCTGTGCATCTTTGCCGCCTGGACATACTTGGTTATCTTTCGCGACGAGTCTTTAACTCTTCTTGGATACGATATTGACCAAAAAATAGTTGTGGGTTTTCTTGCCGTACTGACATTAGGTGCTTTGTTCTGGACTAAAGCTTGGTTAAGTCTGTTCCTTGCTTTGATAATTGGGGCTTTGGTGATTTTTATTCACGCTATATTGAAGGCGCCTGAGGATTCTTTGGAGTATTCGCCATATGGATCGTTGCTTAATGTCGTGGATGTTAGAGAAAATGCTGaccaatctttattttaa